The proteins below are encoded in one region of Homo sapiens chromosome 2, GRCh38.p14 Primary Assembly:
- the ITM2C gene encoding integral membrane protein 2C isoform 4 (isoform 4 is encoded by transcript variant 4), which yields MGMVVLLMGLVFASVYIYRYFFLAQLARDNFFRCGVLYEDSLSSQVRTQMELEEDVKIYLDENYERINVPVPQFGGGDPADIIHDFQRGLTAYHDISLDKCYVIELNTTIVLPPRNFWELLMNVKRGTYLPQTYIIQEEMVVTEHVSDKEALGSFIYHLCNGKDTYRLRRRATRRRINKRGAKNCNAIRHFENTFVVETLICGVV from the exons ATGGGCATGGTCGTGCTGCTCATGGGCCTCGTGTTCGCCTCTGTCTACATCTACAGATACTTCTTCCTTGCGCAG CTGGCCCGAGATAACTTCTTCCGCTGTGGTGTGCTGTATGAGGACTCCCTGTCCTCCCAGGTCCGGACTCAGATGGAGCTGGAAGAGGATGTGAAAATCTACCTCGACGAGAACTACGAGCGCATCAACGTGCCTGTGCCCCAGTTTGGCGGCGGTGACCCTGCAGACATCATCCATGACTTCCAGCGG GGTCTGACTGCGTACCATGATATCTCCCTGGACAAGTGCTATGTCATCGAACTCAACACCACCATTGTGCTGCCCCCTCGCAACTTCTGGGAGCTCCTCATGAACGTGAAG AGGGGGACCTACCTGCCGCAGACGTACATCATCCAGGAGGAGATGGTGGTCACGGAGCATGTCAGTGACAAGGAGGCCCTGGGGTCCTTCATCTACCACCTGTGCAACGGGAAAGACACCTACCGGCTCCGGCGCCGGGCAACGCGGAGGC gGATCAACAAGCGTGGGGCCAAGAACTGCAATGCCATCCGCCACTTCGAGAACACCTTCGTGGTGGAGACGCTCATCTGCGGGGTGGTGTGA
- the ITM2C gene encoding integral membrane protein 2C isoform 2 (isoform 2 is encoded by transcript variant 2): MVKISFQPAVAGIKGDKADKASASAPAPASATEILLTPAREEQPPQHRSKRGGSVGGVCYLSMGMVVLLMGLVFASVYIYRYFFLAQLARDNFFRCGVLYEDSLSSQVRTQMELEEDVKIYLDENYERINVPVPQFGGGDPADIIHDFQRRGTYLPQTYIIQEEMVVTEHVSDKEALGSFIYHLCNGKDTYRLRRRATRRRINKRGAKNCNAIRHFENTFVVETLICGVV; this comes from the exons ATGGTGAAGATTAGCTTCCAGCCCGCCGTGGCTGGCATCAAGGGCGACAAGGCTGACAAGGCGTCGGCGTCGGCCCCTGCGCCGGCCTCGGCCACCGAGATCCTGCTGACGCCGGCTAGG GAGGAGCAGCCCCCACAACATCGATCCAAGAGGGGGGGCTCAGTGGGCGGCGTGTGCTACCTGTCGATGGGCATGGTCGTGCTGCTCATGGGCCTCGTGTTCGCCTCTGTCTACATCTACAGATACTTCTTCCTTGCGCAG CTGGCCCGAGATAACTTCTTCCGCTGTGGTGTGCTGTATGAGGACTCCCTGTCCTCCCAGGTCCGGACTCAGATGGAGCTGGAAGAGGATGTGAAAATCTACCTCGACGAGAACTACGAGCGCATCAACGTGCCTGTGCCCCAGTTTGGCGGCGGTGACCCTGCAGACATCATCCATGACTTCCAGCGG AGGGGGACCTACCTGCCGCAGACGTACATCATCCAGGAGGAGATGGTGGTCACGGAGCATGTCAGTGACAAGGAGGCCCTGGGGTCCTTCATCTACCACCTGTGCAACGGGAAAGACACCTACCGGCTCCGGCGCCGGGCAACGCGGAGGC gGATCAACAAGCGTGGGGCCAAGAACTGCAATGCCATCCGCCACTTCGAGAACACCTTCGTGGTGGAGACGCTCATCTGCGGGGTGGTGTGA
- the ITM2C gene encoding integral membrane protein 2C isoform 1 (isoform 1 is encoded by transcript variant 1): MVKISFQPAVAGIKGDKADKASASAPAPASATEILLTPAREEQPPQHRSKRGGSVGGVCYLSMGMVVLLMGLVFASVYIYRYFFLAQLARDNFFRCGVLYEDSLSSQVRTQMELEEDVKIYLDENYERINVPVPQFGGGDPADIIHDFQRGLTAYHDISLDKCYVIELNTTIVLPPRNFWELLMNVKRGTYLPQTYIIQEEMVVTEHVSDKEALGSFIYHLCNGKDTYRLRRRATRRRINKRGAKNCNAIRHFENTFVVETLICGVV; this comes from the exons ATGGTGAAGATTAGCTTCCAGCCCGCCGTGGCTGGCATCAAGGGCGACAAGGCTGACAAGGCGTCGGCGTCGGCCCCTGCGCCGGCCTCGGCCACCGAGATCCTGCTGACGCCGGCTAGG GAGGAGCAGCCCCCACAACATCGATCCAAGAGGGGGGGCTCAGTGGGCGGCGTGTGCTACCTGTCGATGGGCATGGTCGTGCTGCTCATGGGCCTCGTGTTCGCCTCTGTCTACATCTACAGATACTTCTTCCTTGCGCAG CTGGCCCGAGATAACTTCTTCCGCTGTGGTGTGCTGTATGAGGACTCCCTGTCCTCCCAGGTCCGGACTCAGATGGAGCTGGAAGAGGATGTGAAAATCTACCTCGACGAGAACTACGAGCGCATCAACGTGCCTGTGCCCCAGTTTGGCGGCGGTGACCCTGCAGACATCATCCATGACTTCCAGCGG GGTCTGACTGCGTACCATGATATCTCCCTGGACAAGTGCTATGTCATCGAACTCAACACCACCATTGTGCTGCCCCCTCGCAACTTCTGGGAGCTCCTCATGAACGTGAAG AGGGGGACCTACCTGCCGCAGACGTACATCATCCAGGAGGAGATGGTGGTCACGGAGCATGTCAGTGACAAGGAGGCCCTGGGGTCCTTCATCTACCACCTGTGCAACGGGAAAGACACCTACCGGCTCCGGCGCCGGGCAACGCGGAGGC gGATCAACAAGCGTGGGGCCAAGAACTGCAATGCCATCCGCCACTTCGAGAACACCTTCGTGGTGGAGACGCTCATCTGCGGGGTGGTGTGA
- the ITM2C gene encoding integral membrane protein 2C isoform 3 (isoform 3 is encoded by transcript variant 3), which yields MVKISFQPAVAGIKGDKADKASASAPAPASATEILLTPARLARDNFFRCGVLYEDSLSSQVRTQMELEEDVKIYLDENYERINVPVPQFGGGDPADIIHDFQRGLTAYHDISLDKCYVIELNTTIVLPPRNFWELLMNVKRGTYLPQTYIIQEEMVVTEHVSDKEALGSFIYHLCNGKDTYRLRRRATRRRINKRGAKNCNAIRHFENTFVVETLICGVV from the exons ATGGTGAAGATTAGCTTCCAGCCCGCCGTGGCTGGCATCAAGGGCGACAAGGCTGACAAGGCGTCGGCGTCGGCCCCTGCGCCGGCCTCGGCCACCGAGATCCTGCTGACGCCGGCTAGG CTGGCCCGAGATAACTTCTTCCGCTGTGGTGTGCTGTATGAGGACTCCCTGTCCTCCCAGGTCCGGACTCAGATGGAGCTGGAAGAGGATGTGAAAATCTACCTCGACGAGAACTACGAGCGCATCAACGTGCCTGTGCCCCAGTTTGGCGGCGGTGACCCTGCAGACATCATCCATGACTTCCAGCGG GGTCTGACTGCGTACCATGATATCTCCCTGGACAAGTGCTATGTCATCGAACTCAACACCACCATTGTGCTGCCCCCTCGCAACTTCTGGGAGCTCCTCATGAACGTGAAG AGGGGGACCTACCTGCCGCAGACGTACATCATCCAGGAGGAGATGGTGGTCACGGAGCATGTCAGTGACAAGGAGGCCCTGGGGTCCTTCATCTACCACCTGTGCAACGGGAAAGACACCTACCGGCTCCGGCGCCGGGCAACGCGGAGGC gGATCAACAAGCGTGGGGCCAAGAACTGCAATGCCATCCGCCACTTCGAGAACACCTTCGTGGTGGAGACGCTCATCTGCGGGGTGGTGTGA